TCTTGCTTTATCACAGGTGTAACCCATTCAGTGAGCACATACAGAGAAAAATCAGTCTGTAGTCTGGTAGTAGATGTCCTAACCAGCACGCATCCACAGAGTATGATGCATATCCAGTACCAGATTCAGGTCAGCCTCTCTGGGCTTCTAGTGAGTTACTCCACTCTGTGGTTCGGCACTGCTCACACaacattcatgtatttattctttGGCTACTTGGTGAACTACTCCATAATTTACTTACTTATCCTTTGAATCCTGATTTTTGATTTTCCTTTATGTCAATTAAGGTAGGAAaaaaatttcatatttttttatataatatattttattgcagCTACTTTGTATGATGTTTAGATTGAAGGAAACATTTAGTTttacattaaatgtaaatattctagATATCTTGTGTGTTACGTCATACACATTTACTCACAATTCAGCCTGTTTTGTATCTGTTATCTTGagtgaaatttaaaatacatttctgaatgGTTTGAACAAACTTTATCCACACATCATGAGTGACCATCCAGCAGGCGAGTGTGGTTTAATCTTCACTATCTTTCATCTCTATGAAGCTTTATGGTTGTGGGGTCCGTCCACTGCTGCCCTGCTCGCCTACCTCCCAGCCATAAACCTAACCGAGTGGCGTCCTGCGTCTCCCTTCGCCCTCCTGTCTAACTTGGTGCCAGCTTCTGCTCCAGTTCCTGCCTCTGTCCCTCCACCAGAGACTCCACTGGAGCAAACCCCAGCCACCCCGGTCTCACAGGCACCAGTAAGATACAGAGATTAAACAATGACTAACACTAAAATGattgtgagagtgtgtgtgtgtgtgtgtgtgtgtgtgtgtataaatgacCTTATTACATGATGTTTGTTGCAGTTCAAGCATTTTCCACTTAagacatgttttaatgtttactcCTTCATTCTCCTCCTCAGCCTATGCTTCCCCCTGTGGCGGTTTCCAGTGTGGACTTAGAGCGACTGGAACGCGTGGAGCGCCAACTAGCCCTGCTGTGGGAGCGAGTCCAGCAGGGTGACCAGAAGCAGGAGCAGCATCACGGTGACGTTTTGGGTCTCTACAGCACCCTGAAGGAGCAGCTCCAcactcagacagacagggagagccTGGGACTGTGGGTGTCCTCCCTGCTGGAGCAGAGACTGGGTGTGTTACAGGGAGAGCTGAAgcaggagaacacacacagagcacaggtAGGGAGGAGAGGATAAGTGTTGAGTTACAAGAGtgatgttttgatttaaaaagtttACATGTAtctcacttttttctctttatctctgctCCATGCAGAGTGCAGAGCAACAGAAGCAGCACCAAGAGAATCAGGCAACAAGGCTGGCTGATTTAGAATTACTGCTCAACGCTCTGGCTGCCAAAACTGAAGTACGTACAGCAGATTCACTGCTTCTCCACTGAGAAAACACCTTGAAAACATGTGTGCAGAATGCATGGGGAAATGTGGCAAGATGGcttttttattagttattttgatatttgttattttacaggCTAAGCACACTCTTGTGCCAGTGTTATCTAAATGTCTAATTGTCacttaataaattattaaaacagcCAAAATGACTAAAAGCAAAACTAAGTAGATAAATCATAAAATCAAGCAAGCACAAGAGTATAATCCATAATAAAGTACAGAATGTAAGAGTAGAGGtcaaatggtaaacattaacaAGGAACACACAAAACAGGCAGTCAAACAAAGCCTGGAGTGTAattattaactgattaaaaaGCTTACAGTTTACAATGGCTTGGCTCTGACGGCTGAGCCGACAGGTGCTCTTTAGTGGGGTAGGTGAAAGTATCAACCAAGACTTCCTGGAtcctgttattgttgtttttatattttatatttaattataataGCATGAGATGGTGGCACACATACCACAACCACAGAGGCAACAgtgttaaaaagacaaaagaataTCTTTTCAACCGAGAAACCACTTTCATGTCATGATGCCAGACCAGAATCAGTCAACTCAGTGGAGTGGGCAGGTACAAAGGTCTGGACCCATGCAAAGTCTGTATACTAAGGAACAGTGGTGCTGTATCAAATATCTAACTGAAATGTGTTCCTGGGGAAAATCTCATTGTTAATATCATTGATTTGGTTTTTCAGAAATATTAAAgagagttttattttctgtgttatcATCAGTAATCCTTATACATGATCTGTGTCGTAGGAGGTgcaacagaagcagcagcattATGAGCACGAGAagcaggaaaaagagaaagaggttgTCACTCCAGCAGCAGACACAGTTCCTGTCAGGTACGAAAACCAGGAGAAATAAGTAAACCTTCAAATCCACATtgactgactgatttttttcttcttttttttaaatgtgctattcACATTTTGTGAACAAGTTCTTCAAGATTGTGGCAGCTCACATATATATTCTGTCTTTCACTCAGTGTGGGTGTGAAGCAGGAGGACCATGATGCTTTGCTAGTGGAGGTGCAGAGACTTGAGGCGGAGCTGGGCAAAATCAGACAGGACCTGCAAGGTGTTGTGGGATGCAAGGGCAAGTGTGATCAGCTGGACACGCTGCAGGAGACGGTAAGTAACAAAAATATTGACTCCTGTTTGGGCTTTACAGCAATATCGACTGAATCTGCCCTTTCTGTGATGCAGTTTCGTAAATGATTAAGATTTccattatatttctttattcattAGATTTCTGTGTGTGCCTTTCTCAGATATCAGCCCAGGTGTCCTCCCAGGTGCGTAAGGAGTTGCAGGCTCTGTTCTTCGGCAGTGGTGGGTcaggagaggagcagggagaggtGCCAGAGTCTCTGATCTACTGGCTGTCCCAGCGCTACGTGAGCACACCCGACCTGCAGGCCTCTCTGGCCTCACTGGAGCTGAGCATCCTGAGAAACGTGTCCCTGCAGATGGATCTTAACCGGGCCCAAACCCTGGGTGAGGCCGAGTCCCAAGCCAAGACCATCGTTCAGATGGTAACCGGGACTGTCCAGCAGTCTGCTACTGCTGAGGGACTGACAGAAGAGGTAATGAACGCACACGTCTACTGTCAACATCCTCATCGCTGTGGATTCCCATTTTAATCCCATAATCTAAGCTGAGCTCTTTGAAAGTGTTGTTTCGTCATGTGTCTGAGGCTCTTAATTAATCTGTAACTCTTGTGTTGTGGTCTCTACCCCAGCAAGTGAAGCTGATTGTCCAAAACGCTTTAAGGCTCTACTCCCAGGATCGAACAGGCCAGGTGGACTACGCCCTGGAGTCTGGAGGTAAGAAGGAAGCCTCCCATCGATTGAGTGCCTGTCCATCCTGTGCTCAAATGTATGTCTCTAACGTAATGAAGGTGCAGGCATTATCCAGGCTCGAGGACAACGGGGTATTAACTTCAAAAGCTCAGGCTGTATTGTCATGTGTGTTACTGAGCGGTTGACCTACATGGAAGCGTCACTTCACAGGAGGTGCAGGCATTGAGACTTTCTGGTAGCCTAGTAGTTAAGCCAGACACCATATAATCACAGCCACCCAAGTTTGATTTGGGCTGGGGACCTTTAGGCATGGTGTGCTTTCCTGTTAagctaaacaaacacacatttgaataTGATGAAAGGAGATATTGAGACAGATGGTGGCAAAGAGGCAGGACCAAATGATTAGGAAACATATCAAACATGAGGAATACTTCAGAACGCTCTCTGGCTTCGGCACAAGTATCTTAAGTTGAAAACTTCAGTGCAGACTTTGTTGTCTGAGTCTCTCTCCTTATAAGTGAAGCCAGCAGTTGAAGGACATAATGCACCAGAACTGTGTCTATGTAAGGACATGGTGTCCATATAAACTGTTGACAGATGGCTTTAAGGATAAAAATGCTGAATTCACAGAATGgaaaatcaaaccaaaaacgtttcacacaaaaaaatcccaAAGTTGTCCTGCAGCTCCCTTGAAAAGTATAACAGTACACACAAGCTGTGCAGTATGATTAACCCTCAACTTCAGCATTTAAACTTCACAGTCATTGAAAAGTATATTAATAGTTATTTGATATTAAATTCAAGTTTACTTTATTCATGGCCAAGGAAATTAGGACTACATTTTCAGCATAATTATTGTTTCCTCTTAACCTCAGGTGGCAGCATCCTCAGTACTCGCTGCTCTGAGACATACGAGACCAAGACGGCCCTCATGAGTCTGTTCGGCCTGCCACTCTGGTACTTCTCCCAGTCACCACGTGTTGTCATCCAGGTGAGCCTCACCATGAGAACAATGTCTGTTTTACTGATTATgcaaagttagttagttaaaggataggttcacaatttttcaagccTGTCTTAAAACAGTAGCCAGGTGTCTATATGAACaatgaaacagcttttttcttgctgtaatcatttctcctgttcatactggccattacaggatcccttcctaatgcactttcaatgtaagtgatgagGGACAAAAGGTAATATGagacttcagcagtctgagttagacaaatcaagtggatgtcttccaaagttagtctttttagtacaaaattccctctttgtcttACTGTCCCTCCACCTCAGCTCAGCAGGGAAACaaagggaattttgtactaaacaGACTAACTTTGGAAAAcatccacttgatttgtctaactcagtgactgctgctgctgaaaccTCATGTAAGTTTCAGATTAACTTttagaatgtatttttacacagaacgaGGGGTTGTAAATTTCTTTAAATGGCCAAGAAGCACCtggctattgttttaagacagacttgaaaaattgtgaaccaaTCCTTTAAGCTTATTATGAAAGGGTTAAGATCAAAGGGGCGGTTCTTATTTGGCTGATGAACTAGagaactcactcactcagtcacaAGTCTTGGCTGCTGTTATGAAACTTATTTTGGCATTTCTCCCCTTCTCAGCCTGATGTGTACCCAGGTAACTGCTGGGCGTTCAAAGGCTCTCAGGGCTACCTGGTGATCCGGTTGTCCCTGAGGATCCTGCCCACATCCTTCTGCGTGGAGCACATCCCCAAGGCCCTGTCGCCGACTGGAAACATCACCAGCGCCCCACAGAACTTCACTGTTTTTGTAAGAAACATACTAACATAAAGCCTTACAATTGCACACTTGTTAATCCAATGAAAACTTGAGGGATGAATGCCTGTTTTCACTGATGTTTGTGTGCAGGGTCTAGATGATGAGTACCAGGAAGAAGGGAAGCTGCTGGGGCACTACATATACCAGGAAGATGGAGAGTCACTGCAAACTTTTCCTGTTATGGTAACTTAAGACGCACTTCCTGAAGTGTAtaaaaatcagttaattgtCTGCCAGCGTGTTCTGAATATTTCCCCTCTTCTCTTTCAGGAGCAGAATGACAAGACCTTCCAGATCATCGAGGTGCGGGTGCTGTCTAACTGGGGTCATCCAGAATACACCTGCATGTACCGCTTCAGAGTCCATGGAGACCCTCGGCCTCAGTGAACCAACCACTACCACACATGCTCATATATGACATATCACCTGTACATAGCTATCGCCAACTTGTTAAAAAACGGAGGGGACTCGGCAGTActttgtggatgtttttgtaTGAAAGACACGAAGAACAGAGAAGTTGTGGATTGTTAAAGGAATGTGCCCAGGACTGAATCAACGTGTTTTGTAATATTGAAAGAGTCAGAGGAAAGTCTGTATGGGGACTGTCAATGATCGCAGAAGAGGAATAGAACCACGGAAGAAGCTAAAACTCCCAGTCCCCTTTTCGTAAAAAGGTCTCTTGCACTGAATCAGCCCGTGAGGGCGGCAGGCTCCACTGAGCGGACAAATCCACCCCCCTCTTGGCACCTTCCACTTCTACAGGGAGGTGGACACTTGAAATGGGGGATTACAGACTCATCTCCACCATTTCCTCACACACTACATCTCAGTCTGATTTGGTTTCTGTTCTTAATCATCTGTGTTTAACTTTGATTTCCTGTTAGTCTACTATTTTCAGGATCAAAGCCACTGCACCTTTTGCCTGCGACGCTGTCCAGGCATGTCACTCCCTTTGTTGCTGTCAAGTCACTGCATTGACTTTAACTGAGCTGTCTGGGCAGCCTGCAGGACTGGACCACACTCACACGAAAGGTTCACTAAATTgaagatttgttttctgttggaaCTGAACATGCTGCCTATGGACAGGCGCTGAATGTTTTCTCAAGTGGAGCCTTTGATGCAAGTCATCCTTTAACTTCACAGCAACACTGTATAACCACTGACCTGAGCTCTATGTGTTCACAGTATTAGGAGGCTCCTCACTATGTACATTAGACAAAATATGTGTATGGTTATGGATGGACTCCAGGATTCATTCTAGCATGTGACTCTTCCCGAACCCATACTCTCATAAACTTTTACATGCATTATGGATTTACCTGACTGTGTCCTCTCTGAAGGTTTGAGTCCTGTGCCTGGATCTCAAATTACCAATCAATGTTGAACGCTAAATAATATAACTACTCCTGTAGACAagagtgattttattttttattttttttccctttcgaTTTCTATCAAGAGGGGGACTCTCGGTCTCCCTCTTGCTCAGTTATAAACGTCCTCCTCACATGGGCTCCCTCTGTTCTGAAACCCTGAAGGAATGTAATCTGTATATTTCATTGTTGATAGTTGATCCTTTATAATATCTGCTTTTATCAGTGTtgctttacaaaaaaatcatcccattattattgtattactaccattatttctacattgtgttttgctttttattttttttgtttagttttgggCAGGGGCTGTTGATAATGTCAGAGGATGCACTGCAACAACTTGTTAGAGAAATGTTTGTGGCACAGGTCTtcacaatttgtttttaaaaaatgggggTGTGTGTAGTCATCGATTTTGGTTGCAAATATGGGTAAGTCTAAAATACtatgtataaaaaatgttttgttcacaaTCTTATTTATTAACAAGTCAATTAGTGACTGCAAGATATGAGTTACTGCAATGTATATTTTGTCAAAAGCTGTTCAGTACATTTTGGAACCATcttgagacttttttttaagataaatgGCTATTTTTGTTCAGTCAGGAGATGACTTAACTGCTTTGGAATATATTCCAATAAAGACTTTAATTTTGAAGAACTTCTCTGAATAACATTGTCATGGTATAagatttttcttctctccatcgACAGCATAATCGTTTATTCTCATATTTATacagaaaaatgctttttacaatgtaatagtcttttttttttttgggttggTTT
This genomic interval from Siniperca chuatsi isolate FFG_IHB_CAS linkage group LG21, ASM2008510v1, whole genome shotgun sequence contains the following:
- the sun1b gene encoding SUN domain-containing protein 1 isoform X3 → MTMDFSQLHTYTPPQCAPENTGYTYSLSSSYSTAALEFEKEHQIAAVYESPRMSRRSLRLQTSAGHYGNESLADYSQNHSGSYTSTIRESRTLRSRKQQSGSSALSLSLSQAATPRKTLSFSAVNTPINNSSSVIQGSNTTSDASLLTSVMDQPHLRQRTVTTTTTTTSTSVDGHWGRSSRAKHSSSVNGDASVSKSHTLLTNGYICKDCSFHSQKMDSLITRSSSSPSSQAAEASSVALSSSSSSPFTSIYSRDRSQRNKIGVLVSMSNTCIRYSKRALAPIVSLVTLLFNNVLWLGSRAKSPRGKGVLVSFSDSMRQAVSSSLSQLWLFKQTTLHRVMGYRANGYEGQAHSSFCGSMNVKGLVNEDASYLNLNGSLCDDCKGKQHSETHTVLLTQSSRPRRLGGALWSVLAYTGYCLLQPGYCVVRAGKALGSGVGTVVQRLLSLFWMLLAAPVKAGRGLLWFLATGWYQLVSLMSLLNVFFLTRCLPKLWRLLLLLLPLLLLLALWLWGPSTAALLAYLPAINLTEWRPASPFALLSNLVPASAPVPASVPPPETPLEQTPATPVSQAPPMLPPVAVSSVDLERLERVERQLALLWERVQQGDQKQEQHHGDVLGLYSTLKEQLHTQTDRESLGLWVSSLLEQRLGVLQGELKQENTHRAQSAEQQKQHQENQATRLADLELLLNALAAKTEEVQQKQQHYEHEKQEKEKEVVTPAADTVPVSVGVKQEDHDALLVEVQRLEAELGKIRQDLQGVVGCKGKCDQLDTLQETISAQVSSQVRKELQALFFGSGGSGEEQGEVPESLIYWLSQRYVSTPDLQASLASLELSILRNVSLQMDLNRAQTLGEAESQAKTIVQMVTGTVQQSATAEGLTEEQVKLIVQNALRLYSQDRTGQVDYALESGGGSILSTRCSETYETKTALMSLFGLPLWYFSQSPRVVIQPDVYPGNCWAFKGSQGYLVIRLSLRILPTSFCVEHIPKALSPTGNITSAPQNFTVFGLDDEYQEEGKLLGHYIYQEDGESLQTFPVMEQNDKTFQIIEVRVLSNWGHPEYTCMYRFRVHGDPRPQ
- the sun1b gene encoding SUN domain-containing protein 1 isoform X9; its protein translation is MQEESEQRRMTMDFSQLHTYTPPQCAPENTGYTYSLSSSYSTAALEFEKEHQIAAVYESPRMSRRSLRLQTSAGHYGNESLADYSQNHSGSYTSTIRESRTLRSRKQQSGSSALSLSLSQAATPRKTLSFSAVNTPINNSSSVIQGSNTTSDASLLTSVMDQPHLRQRTVTTTTTTTSTSVDGHWGRSSRAKHSSSVNGDASVSKSHTLLTNGYICKDCSFHSQKMDSLITRSSSSPSSQAAEASSVALSSSSSSPFTSIYSRDRSQRNKIAHSSFCGSMNVKGLVNEDASYLNLNGSLCYCLLQPGYCVVRAGKALGSGVGTVVQRLLSLFWMLLAAPVKAGRGLLWFLATGWYQLVSLMSLLNVFFLTRCLPKLWRLLLLLLPLLLLLALWLWGPSTAALLAYLPAINLTEWRPASPFALLSNLVPASAPVPASVPPPETPLEQTPATPVSQAPPMLPPVAVSSVDLERLERVERQLALLWERVQQGDQKQEQHHGDVLGLYSTLKEQLHTQTDRESLGLWVSSLLEQRLGVLQGELKQENTHRAQSAEQQKQHQENQATRLADLELLLNALAAKTEEVQQKQQHYEHEKQEKEKEVVTPAADTVPVSVGVKQEDHDALLVEVQRLEAELGKIRQDLQGVVGCKGKCDQLDTLQETISAQVSSQVRKELQALFFGSGGSGEEQGEVPESLIYWLSQRYVSTPDLQASLASLELSILRNVSLQMDLNRAQTLGEAESQAKTIVQMVTGTVQQSATAEGLTEEQVKLIVQNALRLYSQDRTGQVDYALESGGGSILSTRCSETYETKTALMSLFGLPLWYFSQSPRVVIQPDVYPGNCWAFKGSQGYLVIRLSLRILPTSFCVEHIPKALSPTGNITSAPQNFTVFGLDDEYQEEGKLLGHYIYQEDGESLQTFPVMEQNDKTFQIIEVRVLSNWGHPEYTCMYRFRVHGDPRPQ